The following coding sequences are from one Clostridia bacterium window:
- the pgsA gene encoding CDP-diacylglycerol--glycerol-3-phosphate 3-phosphatidyltransferase, whose product MKILNVPNVLTILRMVMIPVFIYVFFAPIEHSMLWAAFIYALAAFTDFLDGRIARKYNLITDFGKLFDPLADKLLQISAVLCLVIAAVLPLWFLLFYIIKEGLQVIGGSILYKKGYVVSSNIFGKVASVLFYIATAAFLLFDIDVIFKNVILIVVVSMAVVAFAGYARQFYDQKKEFDRKKELGKEDSV is encoded by the coding sequence ATGAAGATACTTAACGTGCCGAATGTTCTGACGATACTCAGAATGGTGATGATACCCGTTTTTATATATGTGTTTTTCGCTCCGATCGAGCATAGTATGCTTTGGGCGGCGTTTATATATGCATTGGCGGCCTTCACCGATTTTCTCGACGGACGTATTGCAAGAAAGTATAATCTTATAACGGATTTCGGAAAGCTTTTCGACCCGCTTGCAGACAAGCTTTTGCAGATATCGGCCGTTTTGTGTCTTGTGATTGCGGCCGTGCTTCCGCTGTGGTTCTTGCTGTTTTATATAATAAAAGAGGGACTTCAGGTGATCGGCGGCAGTATCCTTTATAAAAAGGGATACGTGGTAAGCTCGAATATTTTCGGTAAAGTGGCCTCGGTGCTGTTTTACATTGCGACTGCGGCCTTTTTATTGTTTGATATAGACGTTATCTTTAAGAACGTGATACTTATAGTAGTCGTAAGTATGGCGGTCGTTGCTTTTGCGGGATACGCCAGACAGTTCTACGACCAGAAGAAAGAGTTCGACAGAAAGAAAGAACTCGGCAAGGAGGACAGTGTATGA
- a CDS encoding CvpA family protein, whose protein sequence is MNIALDIITAAIFLWAVIASWRKGFIKAVLGFVVLIAAFVVTKLYYQSLALWIDEKFMHNKVVDMLEKMVSSNEQLSSARAAFDAFIGNVKSIVPQLTPNTAGIKGSDTLQSAIDTVTARISYTFSEVAAIIIIFVVVLIVGRIAIAIINAIFKLPGLGAINHGLGLILGIIKGAVFVFLFCILISFVGMMTASNPDPVINRDLINETYIFKIFYYNNMIANSLF, encoded by the coding sequence TTGAACATTGCCCTTGATATAATAACTGCGGCGATATTCCTGTGGGCTGTCATTGCTTCGTGGCGCAAGGGCTTTATAAAGGCTGTGCTCGGCTTCGTCGTGCTCATTGCGGCGTTCGTCGTTACGAAGCTTTATTATCAGTCGCTTGCTTTATGGATAGACGAAAAATTCATGCATAACAAAGTAGTCGATATGCTTGAAAAGATGGTTTCGTCGAACGAGCAGTTAAGCTCAGCCAGAGCGGCGTTCGACGCCTTTATAGGGAACGTAAAGTCGATAGTGCCGCAGCTTACGCCTAACACCGCAGGCATTAAAGGCTCAGATACGCTTCAGAGCGCTATAGATACCGTAACGGCGCGCATTTCGTATACGTTTTCGGAAGTTGCGGCCATTATCATTATTTTCGTTGTTGTGCTTATCGTCGGGCGCATAGCTATCGCGATAATAAATGCGATATTCAAGCTGCCGGGACTGGGTGCGATAAATCATGGGCTCGGGCTTATTTTGGGAATAATAAAAGGCGCCGTATTCGTTTTTTTGTTCTGCATACTCATATCGTTTGTCGGTATGATGACGGCCTCGAATCCCGATCCCGTGATAAATCGGGACTTGATAAACGAAACTTATATTTTTAAGATATTTTATTATAACAATATGATCGCGAACAGTCTGTTTTAA
- the truA gene encoding tRNA pseudouridine(38-40) synthase TruA produces MRNIRLWLKFDGAGYHGWQSQKNALSVCEVITDALNALTGEDIKLYGCSRTDAGVHARIYCASFNTKSPIGAERLPFALNFRLPGDIRAVGAEDMPPDFHAQYSCMGKEYVYRLHCGRFDDPFYRGRVYHYRYGELDVQKMDEAAKFFIGTHDFSSCMAKGSQAKSTVRTVKYFNVEKKDGLIEFTVYADGFLYNMVRIMSGTLVEAGRGKIMPHDIEGILISRDRRRAGLTLPPHGLYLTKVDYTV; encoded by the coding sequence ATGCGGAATATAAGGCTGTGGCTTAAGTTTGACGGAGCTGGGTACCACGGATGGCAGAGCCAGAAGAACGCACTGTCCGTATGCGAAGTAATAACGGACGCGCTTAACGCTCTTACGGGAGAGGATATAAAGCTTTACGGATGCTCGCGCACCGATGCGGGCGTACACGCGCGCATCTACTGCGCTTCGTTCAATACGAAAAGCCCGATCGGCGCCGAAAGACTCCCCTTTGCTTTGAACTTCAGACTGCCCGGCGATATACGTGCCGTCGGAGCAGAGGATATGCCCCCGGATTTTCACGCGCAGTATTCGTGCATGGGAAAGGAATACGTTTACAGGCTCCACTGCGGACGCTTCGACGACCCGTTTTACAGGGGCAGGGTCTATCATTACAGATACGGCGAGCTTGACGTGCAGAAGATGGATGAGGCCGCGAAATTCTTTATAGGTACGCATGACTTTTCATCGTGCATGGCCAAAGGCTCTCAGGCGAAGAGCACGGTACGCACGGTCAAGTATTTCAATGTGGAAAAGAAAGACGGACTTATTGAGTTTACGGTATACGCCGACGGCTTTTTATACAATATGGTCAGAATAATGTCAGGCACGCTTGTTGAGGCGGGGCGAGGAAAGATAATGCCGCATGATATAGAGGGTATACTCATTTCGCGCGACAGAAGGCGCGCAGGCCTTACGCTGCCTCCGCACGGGCTGTATCTTACAAAAGTGGATTATACCGTTTAA
- a CDS encoding energy-coupling factor transporter transmembrane protein EcfT yields the protein MLKDITLGQFFPGASPIHRLDPRTKLLLALIFIVVLFVINNILAYVIMGVLLAVVVKVSQIPLGLVLKGLKPIFVIVIITAALNIFYNPNGEVLWEWGILRVTVNGIMMGVFMAIRIVYLIIGVAIILTYTTSPILLTDAVESAFSPFKRFGFPAHEIAMMMTIAIRFIPTLVEETEKIINAQKARGADFETGSILKRAKALVPILVPLFVSAFKRADELAIAMECRCYRGGENRTRMRVLKTTSLDYAAVVITVAVCAGLIAFNFIDFGWRL from the coding sequence ATGCTTAAAGATATAACTCTGGGCCAGTTTTTCCCCGGCGCCTCGCCCATACACAGGCTCGATCCGCGCACAAAGCTTCTTTTGGCGCTGATATTTATAGTAGTGCTTTTTGTGATCAACAATATTTTGGCCTATGTAATAATGGGTGTGCTTTTGGCAGTTGTCGTTAAGGTGTCCCAGATACCGCTGGGGCTTGTTTTAAAGGGCTTAAAGCCGATATTTGTCATAGTAATAATTACCGCGGCGCTGAATATTTTTTATAATCCCAACGGCGAAGTGCTGTGGGAATGGGGCATACTGCGCGTTACGGTGAACGGCATAATGATGGGCGTATTCATGGCGATAAGGATAGTTTATCTTATCATAGGAGTTGCTATAATCCTTACTTACACAACGTCGCCGATACTTCTTACCGACGCCGTTGAGAGCGCATTTTCACCGTTTAAACGCTTCGGATTCCCCGCGCATGAGATAGCCATGATGATGACTATCGCAATAAGATTTATACCGACGCTTGTTGAGGAGACGGAAAAGATAATCAACGCACAGAAGGCGCGCGGCGCCGATTTTGAAACGGGAAGCATATTAAAGCGTGCAAAGGCGCTCGTGCCCATACTTGTGCCGCTTTTCGTGTCGGCCTTCAAGCGCGCCGACGAGCTTGCGATAGCTATGGAGTGCCGCTGTTACCGGGGCGGCGAGAACAGAACGCGCATGAGAGTATTAAAGACGACTTCGCTGGATTATGCCGCTGTCGTAATAACCGTCGCAGTATGCGCCGGACTTATCGCGTTCAACTTTATTGACTTCGGATGGAGGCTTTGA
- a CDS encoding energy-coupling factor transporter ATPase, producing MCRCTLQPFGGTKVKIEIQNLTHTYGVGTPFVKNALDDVSITIEDHDFIGLIGHTGSGKSTLVQHLNGILKPTKGQILLDGRDMWDKATNIRDVRFKIGLVFQYPEHQLFEETVYKDIAFGPTNMGLSEDEIRERVMYALKFVGLESDILEQSPFELSGGQKRRVAIAGVIAMKPEVLVLDEPTAGLDPKARDDLLLQIKKYHKENNSTVIIVSHSMEDMAKTVDKIIVVKDGKIERFLPVGEIFADAESLGSMGLDIPTITKVFKRLKERGVDIDTNVYTVKYAYEIVSKRLFGEVKANA from the coding sequence ATGTGCCGATGCACTTTACAGCCTTTTGGAGGAACAAAGGTGAAAATCGAGATACAAAATCTGACACATACGTACGGGGTGGGCACGCCCTTTGTAAAGAATGCCCTGGACGATGTGAGCATAACTATAGAGGATCATGATTTTATCGGTCTTATCGGGCACACGGGAAGCGGCAAGTCTACGCTTGTGCAGCATCTTAACGGCATCTTAAAGCCGACAAAAGGGCAAATTCTTCTCGACGGCCGCGATATGTGGGACAAAGCCACCAATATACGCGACGTCAGGTTTAAAATAGGTCTTGTATTCCAATATCCCGAGCATCAGCTCTTTGAGGAAACGGTATACAAAGATATTGCGTTCGGTCCGACGAATATGGGGCTTTCAGAGGATGAAATACGCGAGCGTGTTATGTATGCTCTTAAATTCGTCGGCCTTGAGTCCGATATTTTAGAGCAGTCTCCGTTTGAACTGTCGGGCGGTCAAAAGCGCCGCGTGGCCATTGCGGGCGTTATCGCGATGAAGCCGGAAGTGCTTGTGCTCGACGAGCCGACGGCAGGTCTTGACCCCAAGGCGAGAGACGATCTGCTCCTTCAGATAAAGAAGTATCATAAGGAGAATAATTCCACCGTTATCATCGTGTCACATTCCATGGAGGATATGGCGAAGACGGTGGACAAGATAATCGTTGTAAAGGACGGAAAGATCGAGAGATTTTTGCCTGTGGGAGAGATATTTGCAGACGCCGAGTCGCTTGGATCGATGGGGCTTGATATCCCGACCATAACAAAGGTGTTCAAGAGATTAAAGGAGCGCGGAGTTGATATAGACACAAATGTCTATACCGTAAAATATGCATATGAGATAGTGAGCAAACGCTTATTCGGGGAGGTAAAGGCCAATGCTTAA
- a CDS encoding energy-coupling factor transporter ATPase → MMKPFISFENLSFKYAPQQPKWVLDKINLTIDEGSFVAVLGHNGSGKSTLAKHLNAILLPTEGKVYVDGIDTADEEKLFELRQRVGMVFQNPDNQIVATVVEEDVAFAPENLGVPPAEIRKRVDDALEAVGMSEYKEAASYHLSGGQKQRIAIAGVLAMMPKCIVLDEPTAMLDPQGRKEVMNTIRDLNRKAGITIVMITHYMNEAVMADRVIVMDDGHIILDGDPYDVFSHVEELKAVGLDVPQTTELIYLLKRAGVDIKKTVLTDEECADALYSLLEEQR, encoded by the coding sequence ATGATGAAACCTTTTATCTCATTTGAAAATCTTAGCTTTAAATATGCTCCGCAGCAGCCGAAATGGGTGCTTGACAAAATAAACCTTACTATAGACGAAGGCTCGTTTGTCGCCGTATTGGGACATAACGGAAGCGGAAAATCAACGCTTGCAAAGCATTTAAACGCGATACTTTTGCCTACAGAAGGCAAGGTATATGTTGACGGGATAGACACGGCAGATGAAGAAAAGCTGTTTGAGCTGAGGCAGCGCGTAGGAATGGTTTTTCAAAATCCCGACAATCAGATCGTGGCAACGGTAGTGGAGGAGGATGTGGCGTTCGCGCCCGAGAATTTGGGGGTGCCGCCGGCGGAGATAAGAAAGCGAGTAGACGACGCCCTTGAGGCCGTAGGTATGAGCGAATATAAGGAAGCGGCGTCGTACCATCTTTCGGGCGGTCAAAAGCAGCGCATTGCCATTGCGGGCGTGCTTGCCATGATGCCTAAGTGCATAGTTTTGGACGAGCCCACGGCAATGCTCGATCCGCAGGGACGAAAAGAAGTTATGAATACGATACGCGACCTTAACCGCAAGGCCGGCATAACTATCGTAATGATAACCCATTATATGAACGAGGCCGTAATGGCCGACAGAGTAATCGTTATGGACGACGGACATATTATATTGGACGGCGATCCTTATGATGTGTTTTCGCATGTTGAAGAACTGAAGGCCGTAGGTCTTGACGTTCCGCAGACTACGGAGCTTATCTACCTTTTGAAGCGCGCAGGCGTGGATATCAAAAAAACAGTGCTTACGGACGAGGAATGTGCCGATGCACTTTACAGCCTTTTGGAGGAACAAAGGTGA
- a CDS encoding class I SAM-dependent methyltransferase: protein MWLAENWRDYEVLDAADKEKLERWGDIILIRPDPAVIWTKNKDERLWSQAHARYTRSKSGGGSWDRFAADTFSVSYGELHFRLKQFGFKHTGLFPEQAVNWDWFMPLIKNAGRPVKVLNLFAYTGGATMAAAKAGASVCHVDAAKGMVLWAKDNARACGLSDAPIRYIVDDCIKFIKRELRRGSRYDAIIMDPPSYGRGPDGEVFKIEDKLYELCELSAMLLSEEPLFFLVNSYTSVLGPALLENILKLTVTKRIKGKVSASEIGLPVKNADIVLPCGTAGRVEF, encoded by the coding sequence ATGTGGTTGGCCGAAAACTGGCGCGATTATGAAGTTTTGGACGCGGCGGACAAGGAGAAGCTTGAACGATGGGGCGATATAATACTTATCCGCCCCGATCCTGCCGTGATTTGGACAAAAAATAAAGACGAACGGCTATGGAGCCAAGCCCATGCGCGATATACACGCTCAAAAAGCGGAGGAGGCTCATGGGACAGATTTGCGGCGGATACGTTTTCTGTGTCTTACGGGGAGCTTCACTTCAGACTGAAGCAGTTCGGCTTTAAGCATACAGGTCTTTTTCCCGAGCAGGCCGTAAATTGGGACTGGTTCATGCCTTTAATAAAAAATGCGGGCCGCCCCGTAAAAGTGCTGAATCTGTTTGCATATACGGGAGGAGCAACAATGGCGGCGGCGAAGGCGGGCGCAAGCGTATGTCATGTGGACGCCGCAAAGGGCATGGTATTATGGGCAAAGGACAACGCCCGCGCCTGCGGCCTTTCGGATGCGCCTATAAGGTATATCGTGGATGACTGTATAAAATTTATAAAACGCGAGCTTAGGCGCGGTTCGCGCTATGATGCGATCATTATGGACCCTCCGTCATACGGGCGGGGACCCGATGGAGAGGTGTTCAAGATAGAGGATAAGCTTTATGAGCTGTGCGAGCTTTCCGCAATGCTGTTAAGCGAAGAACCGCTGTTCTTTTTGGTAAATTCATATACGTCTGTGTTGGGTCCGGCCCTCTTGGAAAACATACTGAAGCTTACTGTTACAAAGCGCATAAAGGGCAAAGTATCGGCCTCGGAGATCGGGCTTCCCGTAAAGAATGCGGATATCGTGCTGCCGTGCGGAACGGCGGGACGCGTAGAGTTTTAA
- a CDS encoding phosphoglucosamine mutase: MGKYFGTDGIRGIANTDLTCELAFRTGKAAALVLSEACSHKPLILIGKDTRISSDMLEAAITAGFCSVGASVVSLGVIPTPAVAYFVKKLSADAGVVISASHNSMEYNGIKLFNSEGRKLSDEIEAKIEAILDDKSFKFPEVSGADIGRVSVYEAAKKEYVDFLLTAADDDLSGMKIAVDCANGSSSGTAQALFSALGADAYVFCNTPDGTNINDKCGSTHLEGLKKTVKDGGYHVGVAFDGDADRVLMVDENGDEIDGDKIIAGLALDMKKNGTLKGNSAVVTIMTNMGFFKRMEEAGINVVKTKVGDRYVIEGMLEGGYNIGGEQSGHIILSDYNTTGDGELSAIRWLLALKKQGIKASEFAAVMKKFPQTIKNVRVTPEGKKAIDSDPDIQTVINNVNAELGDSGRTVVRASGTEALIRVMLEGEDIEKIERMAEEIADAIKNKYGA; the protein is encoded by the coding sequence ATGGGTAAATATTTTGGTACTGACGGAATACGCGGCATAGCAAACACCGATCTTACTTGCGAGCTTGCATTTAGAACGGGAAAAGCGGCGGCGCTGGTGCTTTCGGAGGCGTGCTCGCACAAGCCTTTGATACTCATAGGAAAGGATACGCGCATATCGTCGGATATGCTTGAAGCGGCCATAACGGCGGGATTTTGTTCGGTGGGAGCAAGCGTAGTGAGCTTGGGTGTTATCCCTACTCCGGCGGTTGCGTATTTTGTAAAGAAGCTTTCAGCCGATGCAGGCGTCGTTATTTCGGCTTCGCACAATTCGATGGAGTATAACGGCATAAAGCTGTTCAACTCCGAGGGAAGAAAGCTCTCCGACGAGATAGAAGCGAAGATCGAGGCAATACTTGACGACAAGAGCTTTAAGTTTCCCGAAGTTTCGGGCGCGGATATAGGCCGCGTGAGCGTTTACGAGGCGGCGAAGAAGGAATACGTCGATTTTCTTCTGACTGCTGCAGACGACGACCTTTCGGGAATGAAGATAGCCGTTGACTGCGCGAACGGAAGCTCGTCCGGCACAGCGCAGGCGCTCTTTTCGGCGCTCGGCGCGGACGCTTACGTATTTTGCAATACGCCCGACGGCACGAATATAAACGACAAATGCGGCTCCACGCATCTTGAGGGACTTAAAAAGACCGTAAAAGATGGCGGATATCATGTGGGCGTTGCATTTGACGGCGACGCCGACCGTGTGCTCATGGTAGACGAAAACGGCGATGAGATAGACGGCGACAAGATAATCGCGGGCCTTGCGCTCGATATGAAGAAAAACGGCACGCTCAAGGGCAACTCGGCCGTTGTCACTATAATGACGAATATGGGATTTTTTAAGCGCATGGAAGAGGCCGGCATAAACGTAGTAAAAACGAAGGTCGGCGACAGATACGTTATAGAGGGAATGCTCGAAGGCGGCTATAACATTGGCGGAGAGCAGTCGGGACATATAATACTTTCAGACTACAACACAACCGGAGACGGCGAGCTTTCTGCAATAAGATGGCTTCTTGCCCTTAAAAAGCAGGGCATAAAGGCGTCTGAGTTTGCGGCCGTGATGAAAAAATTCCCGCAGACCATAAAGAACGTGCGCGTGACGCCCGAGGGAAAGAAGGCCATAGATTCAGACCCCGACATTCAAACTGTCATAAATAATGTAAATGCAGAGCTTGGCGATTCGGGACGCACGGTCGTTCGCGCATCGGGCACTGAGGCGCTTATCCGCGTTATGCTCGAGGGTGAGGATATAGAAAAGATAGAGCGTATGGCCGAAGAGATAGCCGACGCGATAAAGAATAAATACGGAGCATAG
- the ruvB gene encoding Holliday junction branch migration DNA helicase RuvB yields the protein MSGDNDRLITENLTSFDADIETSLRPRRMEEYIGQEKAKERLSIAIKAAKERGEGIDHVLLYGPPGLGKTTLAGVIANEMGVNLRVTSGPAIEKQGDLAALLTNLSEHDVLFIDEIHRLSRSVEEILYPAMEDCALDIIIGKGPSARSIRLELKPFTLIGATTRAGQITSPLRDRFGVILRLEMYTDKELLEIVMRSARILGIAADEAGALEIARRSRGTPRIANRLLKNVRDFAQVRADGVITKEVADSALSMLEIDALGLDAIDRRMLEAIINIFGGGPVGLDTLGATIGEDSNTIEDVYEPYLMQIGFLGRTPRGRVVTPLAYRHLGIPMKDDKNDGGNQMKMDLP from the coding sequence TTGAGCGGCGATAACGACAGGCTTATAACGGAAAACTTAACATCGTTCGACGCGGATATAGAGACGTCGCTTCGTCCGCGCCGTATGGAAGAGTATATAGGGCAAGAAAAAGCAAAAGAGCGTCTTTCCATAGCGATCAAGGCGGCAAAGGAAAGAGGCGAGGGCATAGATCACGTGCTTCTTTACGGGCCTCCCGGTCTCGGCAAAACGACGCTTGCGGGCGTTATAGCAAATGAGATGGGAGTAAACCTAAGAGTAACATCGGGCCCCGCCATAGAGAAGCAGGGCGACCTTGCCGCGCTCCTTACAAATCTTTCCGAGCACGACGTTCTGTTCATCGACGAGATACACAGGTTGAGCCGCAGCGTTGAGGAGATACTGTATCCCGCTATGGAGGACTGCGCGCTTGATATAATCATAGGCAAGGGACCGTCGGCGCGTTCGATACGGCTTGAATTAAAGCCGTTCACGCTTATAGGCGCGACGACGCGCGCAGGCCAGATAACGTCGCCCTTGCGCGACCGATTCGGAGTGATACTCAGGCTCGAAATGTATACCGATAAGGAGCTTCTCGAGATAGTCATGCGTTCGGCGCGCATACTCGGAATAGCCGCGGATGAGGCGGGCGCTCTTGAGATAGCGCGCCGCTCCAGAGGCACACCGCGTATAGCAAACAGGCTTTTAAAGAACGTGCGTGATTTCGCACAGGTAAGAGCTGACGGCGTGATAACGAAAGAGGTGGCAGACAGCGCGCTTTCAATGCTTGAGATCGACGCTCTGGGGCTTGACGCTATAGACAGACGTATGCTTGAGGCAATAATAAACATATTCGGCGGCGGTCCCGTCGGACTTGATACTCTGGGCGCTACCATAGGAGAGGACTCCAATACGATAGAAGACGTATACGAACCGTATCTTATGCAGATAGGCTTTCTAGGACGCACTCCCAGAGGGCGCGTCGTAACTCCGCTTGCATACAGGCATTTGGGCATACCGATGAAAGACGATAAAAACGACGGCGGCAATCAGATGAAGATGGATCTGCCGTAA
- the ruvA gene encoding Holliday junction branch migration protein RuvA, which yields MFYYLNGTIDIIDDARVAIDCGGVGYLVYTGLHTRKQLKDGEKVKLYTYASIGEDKFDIYGFLTKEEIDLFCALLDVSGVGAKSAASLLSMPPDTVIRAIISGDHKTIQKAQGIGAKASQRIVLELKNKFKGYKFDDDTERDGAPVFLQGSRFEEARDALTALGFTLQQAEGVLSGMDTEKLSVEEIIRRSLKELMR from the coding sequence ATGTTTTATTATCTTAACGGCACGATCGATATAATCGACGATGCGCGCGTAGCTATAGACTGCGGCGGCGTGGGATATCTTGTGTATACGGGGCTTCATACGAGAAAGCAGCTTAAAGACGGCGAGAAAGTAAAGCTTTATACATATGCTTCGATAGGCGAAGACAAGTTTGACATATACGGTTTTCTTACAAAAGAGGAAATAGACCTTTTCTGCGCTCTTTTGGACGTTTCGGGCGTAGGCGCAAAAAGCGCCGCAAGCCTTTTGTCGATGCCGCCCGATACTGTGATACGCGCCATAATCTCCGGCGATCATAAAACCATACAAAAGGCGCAGGGAATAGGGGCAAAGGCGTCGCAGAGGATAGTTCTGGAGCTTAAAAACAAGTTCAAGGGATACAAGTTCGACGACGATACCGAAAGAGATGGTGCGCCTGTTTTCCTTCAGGGAAGCAGATTTGAGGAGGCCCGCGACGCGCTTACGGCTCTCGGTTTTACCTTGCAGCAGGCAGAAGGCGTGCTTTCGGGAATGGATACAGAGAAGCTCTCTGTAGAGGAGATAATAAGAAGAAGCCTTAAGGAACTTATGAGATAA
- the ruvC gene encoding crossover junction endodeoxyribonuclease RuvC produces MIILGIDPGIATVGYGIIEYKGNSFTTLDYGSILTEAHSEFQARLMSINAQLIRLINMFKPDAAAVEELFFNKNIKTAITVAQARGAIILTCAQSGIPTFEYTPLQVKQAVVGYGRADKNQVQQMTKILLNLKAVPKPDDTADALAIAICHAHSNNSIMR; encoded by the coding sequence ATGATAATACTGGGGATAGATCCAGGGATCGCCACTGTGGGATACGGTATAATCGAATATAAGGGCAATTCATTTACGACGCTTGATTACGGCTCAATACTGACGGAGGCGCATTCGGAGTTTCAGGCGCGGCTCATGTCGATAAACGCGCAGCTTATAAGGCTTATAAATATGTTCAAGCCGGACGCTGCCGCCGTAGAGGAGCTGTTTTTCAACAAAAACATAAAAACAGCCATAACCGTGGCACAGGCCAGAGGCGCGATAATACTTACGTGCGCTCAAAGCGGCATTCCGACATTCGAGTATACGCCTCTTCAGGTGAAGCAGGCCGTTGTCGGCTATGGCCGCGCCGATAAGAACCAGGTGCAGCAGATGACTAAGATACTGCTCAATTTAAAGGCTGTGCCAAAGCCCGATGATACAGCCGATGCACTGGCCATCGCCATATGTCACGCGCACAGCAACAATTCTATTATGAGGTGA
- a CDS encoding sugar O-acetyltransferase, with amino-acid sequence MTEKEKMISQKWFDNSDPWMVKQRQLAADTAIDYDRTREEDAETKNRLLKGLLGHIGENCSIAVGVKFDYGCNTYIGDDVVVNFNVVFLDCAEIHIGDRVLIGPNCSLLTPMHPLLPKERCHRKAEDGHKYLMILAKPIVLEDDVWLGGNVTIMPGVTVGRGSIIGAGSVVTKDIPPNSIAAGNPCRIIRKITPEDTMYKQ; translated from the coding sequence ATGACCGAAAAAGAGAAAATGATTTCGCAGAAGTGGTTTGACAACTCAGATCCATGGATGGTAAAACAAAGACAGCTTGCGGCCGACACGGCTATAGATTATGATCGGACAAGGGAAGAGGATGCGGAAACGAAAAACCGGCTTCTTAAGGGACTTTTAGGTCATATCGGCGAGAATTGCAGTATCGCAGTCGGCGTTAAGTTTGATTACGGCTGCAATACATACATTGGGGACGACGTAGTCGTAAATTTCAATGTCGTGTTTCTTGACTGCGCCGAAATACATATAGGAGATCGTGTGCTTATAGGCCCAAATTGCTCGCTTCTTACCCCCATGCATCCGCTGCTGCCGAAGGAACGCTGTCATAGGAAGGCCGAGGACGGACATAAGTATTTAATGATACTTGCAAAGCCCATTGTACTTGAGGACGACGTTTGGCTTGGGGGCAACGTTACAATAATGCCCGGAGTTACCGTTGGACGCGGTTCGATAATAGGTGCTGGAAGCGTTGTGACAAAGGATATACCGCCCAACAGCATAGCGGCAGGAAATCCGTGCCGCATCATTCGCAAGATCACACCGGAGGATACGATGTACAAGCAATAA